One genomic segment of Flavobacteriales bacterium includes these proteins:
- a CDS encoding GAF domain-containing protein, whose product GSLLGENLKSGGIQSYFAIPVSFRGEKLGFLELGSQRKGALNSTIHSQIQHILPILAVAGNRFNEEFDNKVEAVIQERFTTIHPSVKWRFTEEAMRLISTPEHQIDLKDIVFRKVYPLFGQLDIRQSTLNRNEAVRKDMIEQMDMAAEIITSASRIKKLPIYEEILYNIMRFKSALNEDIDTTTEHAIIVFVTKELNPLISSTSKAFPELSETVEQYEKSLKAGFEIVYQERAAFDRSLNEINRILTQYIDEEQLKAQKMFPHYFERYKTDGVEFNMYIGESIAPGQGFDLLYYKNLRLWQLLAMIQMERKVATVRDDLPLPLEIASLILAFSTPLSIHFRIDEKRFDVEGAYNARYEIIKKRLDKAYIKGTEERITCPGKMVVVYSSESDEQEYLRYFRFLQAKGLIKPGPVQRVTLQDLQGVSGLKALRADIDYSRSDELSSLSMDDIIAEIEESPAEPS is encoded by the coding sequence TCTCAGATCCAGCATATCCTGCCTATACTGGCCGTTGCAGGAAATCGATTCAACGAGGAATTCGACAATAAAGTAGAGGCCGTCATCCAAGAGCGTTTTACCACCATCCACCCTTCGGTCAAGTGGAGATTCACCGAAGAGGCCATGCGATTGATCAGCACGCCAGAGCATCAGATCGATCTCAAGGATATCGTCTTTCGCAAGGTCTATCCATTATTCGGTCAACTGGATATCCGACAGAGTACCCTGAACCGGAATGAGGCCGTACGCAAGGACATGATCGAACAGATGGACATGGCTGCCGAGATCATCACTTCTGCAAGCAGGATCAAGAAACTTCCCATCTATGAGGAGATACTCTACAATATCATGCGCTTCAAATCTGCTTTGAATGAAGACATAGACACGACCACTGAACACGCCATCATTGTATTTGTCACAAAAGAATTGAACCCACTCATCAGTTCTACCAGCAAAGCCTTTCCTGAGCTGAGTGAGACAGTAGAGCAATATGAGAAATCACTGAAAGCGGGATTTGAGATCGTCTATCAGGAGCGCGCTGCATTTGACAGGTCGTTGAATGAGATCAACCGTATCCTCACCCAATACATCGATGAAGAACAGCTCAAAGCCCAGAAGATGTTCCCACACTATTTCGAACGGTATAAGACGGATGGTGTGGAGTTCAACATGTATATCGGGGAGAGCATTGCACCAGGTCAAGGATTCGACCTGCTGTACTATAAGAATCTGAGATTGTGGCAATTGCTGGCAATGATCCAGATGGAACGCAAGGTGGCCACCGTCCGCGATGACTTACCCTTGCCCTTGGAGATCGCCTCACTCATATTGGCATTCAGTACTCCTTTGTCCATTCACTTCCGCATCGATGAGAAAAGATTCGATGTGGAGGGTGCATACAACGCCCGGTATGAGATCATCAAAAAGAGGTTGGATAAGGCCTATATCAAAGGGACAGAAGAGCGTATCACCTGTCCGGGGAAAATGGTAGTGGTATATAGCAGCGAAAGCGATGAACAGGAGTACCTGCGCTATTTCCGTTTCCTACAGGCCAAAGGATTGATCAAACCTGGACCTGTGCAACGTGTTACCTTGCAGGATCTGCAAGGCGTATCCGGATTGAAGGCACTGAGAGCTGATATCGACTATTCCCGATCAGATGAGCTCAGTTCTCTGAGTATGGATGATATCATCGCTGAGATAGAGGAGAGCCCGGCAGAGCCATCTTGA